The following are encoded together in the Mesoterricola sediminis genome:
- the pilO gene encoding type IV pilus inner membrane component PilO — protein MNSQLQKQLLIGGLAGLLLAILIIFFLQGMRDELKGLRVTNEGLRAEVAKGYALKANYEKLKAEVAEQEKVIDELIKIMPTDTDRGELPYRIKKLADTAGIEQVAFSLQGPVAKEYYTEYPVAFTFRAGYHTLGQFASLISGYEKIINLSDLTMKREGGSALYPVAVTCKVSAFVYNPNSGQAPAPKPGAPPAPKPAKHETGD, from the coding sequence ATGAACTCCCAACTCCAGAAACAGCTGTTGATCGGGGGCTTGGCCGGCCTGCTCCTCGCCATCCTCATCATCTTCTTCCTCCAGGGGATGCGGGACGAGCTCAAGGGCCTCCGCGTGACCAACGAAGGCCTCCGGGCCGAGGTGGCGAAGGGCTACGCCCTCAAGGCCAACTACGAGAAGCTCAAGGCGGAGGTGGCCGAGCAGGAGAAGGTCATCGACGAGCTCATCAAGATCATGCCCACCGACACGGACCGCGGCGAGCTGCCCTACCGCATCAAGAAGCTGGCCGACACCGCGGGCATCGAGCAGGTCGCCTTCAGCCTCCAGGGCCCCGTGGCCAAGGAGTACTACACCGAGTACCCCGTCGCCTTCACCTTCCGCGCGGGCTACCACACCCTGGGCCAGTTCGCCTCCCTCATCTCCGGTTACGAGAAGATCATCAATCTCAGCGACCTCACGATGAAGCGGGAGGGTGGGAGCGCCCTCTATCCGGTGGCCGTCACGTGCAAGGTGAGCGCCTTCGTCTACAACCCGAACTCCGGCCAGGCGCCAGCTCCCAAGCCCGGCGCCCCCCCGGCCCCCAAGCCCGCCAAGCATGAGACTGGAGACTGA
- the pilQ gene encoding type IV pilus secretin PilQ, whose product MNARLSSLLVAGGVVLAGIQSGSLSGALPEAGAPAAAPTLEAASLLAGPDQVLKLTIPGFAGVPQVQVLPNPSRIVVDLPGVLRGTKVTKKDVQALTGSQVVRSRMAQFSLAPTPVTRLVLEVTPGTQADVAHDGTGVSIRLNPGKGAIHAQLGNVPVPAAPAAPTVETEAVTAKVNAPNLAVALPVREAAPVAQPAAVLAASTVAPLPERAYAVAEDAPAKGTEPAQPYVIRQEAPQVAATRKLDPLPSVPGAGAPFQALPVLAVQSALPTAVAQDRAPAPRTESRTGRTLGDAGTRYTGAKMTIDVVGTDLTSFLRIIADTAHLNLIVDQDVGGIYTFKFTDTPWDQVLDVILKHAGLGKEISNGIIRVAKIEKLQKEEEDRKRLEDAKSLAGETQSITRPLSFAKAGEARAILEKMLTKRGSIIVDERTNTLIITDLPRNLPVLDDLIAQLDVQIQQVQIEARVVEANKNWEKDFGVKWPTANTSQAAITNSSGQAATWGSYNGPSWNSVNNKADGTGNAAAAMFSGGATGVTDISSPAGEFWVSFLSNRVSVNVILQALEKQGVVKIVSSPKVVTQNNKKARVLSGAKIPYPAQQTGSTAGAITVAFADANLELEVTPQITNDGTILMDIKVEKADADFGRLVGSTPTITRKMVETQVLVKDGGTAIMGGVYKTNNTQSTTGVPFLKDIPLIGFLFRNKINQDSNDELLVFITPRVLKN is encoded by the coding sequence ATGAATGCTCGCCTGAGTTCCTTGCTGGTCGCAGGGGGCGTGGTTCTGGCGGGGATCCAGTCCGGATCTCTCAGCGGAGCCCTCCCTGAAGCCGGAGCGCCCGCCGCCGCCCCCACCCTGGAAGCCGCCAGCCTCCTGGCCGGACCCGACCAGGTCCTCAAGCTCACCATTCCCGGATTCGCGGGCGTGCCCCAGGTCCAGGTCCTTCCGAACCCCTCCCGGATCGTCGTCGACTTGCCGGGCGTCCTGCGCGGCACCAAGGTGACGAAGAAGGATGTCCAGGCCCTCACGGGCTCGCAGGTGGTGCGTTCCCGCATGGCCCAGTTCTCCCTGGCGCCCACGCCGGTCACGCGCCTGGTGCTGGAAGTGACCCCCGGGACCCAGGCCGACGTGGCCCATGACGGCACCGGCGTCAGCATCCGGCTGAACCCCGGCAAGGGCGCCATCCACGCCCAGCTCGGCAACGTGCCGGTCCCGGCCGCACCCGCCGCCCCGACCGTCGAGACCGAGGCCGTGACCGCCAAGGTCAACGCGCCGAACCTGGCCGTGGCCCTGCCGGTCCGCGAGGCCGCGCCGGTGGCGCAGCCCGCCGCCGTCCTCGCCGCCTCCACGGTCGCGCCGCTGCCAGAGCGCGCCTATGCGGTCGCCGAGGACGCCCCCGCCAAGGGGACCGAGCCGGCCCAGCCCTACGTGATCCGCCAGGAGGCCCCCCAGGTCGCCGCGACGCGGAAGCTCGACCCCCTGCCCAGCGTTCCGGGCGCGGGCGCGCCCTTCCAGGCCCTGCCCGTCCTGGCCGTTCAGTCCGCCCTGCCGACCGCCGTCGCCCAGGACCGGGCCCCGGCCCCCCGCACGGAAAGCCGGACCGGCCGCACCCTCGGCGACGCCGGCACCCGCTACACCGGCGCCAAGATGACCATCGACGTCGTCGGCACCGACCTGACCAGCTTCCTGCGCATCATCGCCGACACGGCCCACCTGAACCTGATCGTGGACCAGGATGTGGGCGGCATCTACACCTTCAAGTTCACCGACACCCCCTGGGACCAGGTCCTCGACGTGATCCTCAAGCACGCCGGGCTGGGCAAGGAGATCAGCAACGGGATCATCCGCGTCGCCAAGATCGAGAAGCTCCAGAAGGAGGAGGAGGACCGCAAGCGGCTGGAGGACGCCAAGTCCCTGGCCGGCGAGACCCAGAGCATCACCCGCCCGCTCTCCTTCGCCAAGGCCGGCGAGGCGCGCGCGATCCTGGAGAAGATGCTCACCAAGCGCGGCAGCATCATCGTCGACGAGCGCACCAACACCCTGATCATCACCGACCTCCCCCGCAACCTCCCCGTGCTCGACGACCTCATCGCCCAGCTGGACGTCCAGATCCAGCAGGTGCAGATCGAGGCCCGGGTGGTCGAGGCCAACAAGAACTGGGAGAAGGACTTCGGCGTCAAGTGGCCGACGGCCAACACCTCCCAGGCCGCCATCACCAACTCCAGCGGCCAGGCCGCCACCTGGGGCAGCTACAACGGGCCCTCCTGGAACAGCGTCAACAACAAGGCCGACGGCACCGGCAACGCCGCCGCGGCCATGTTCTCGGGCGGCGCCACGGGCGTGACGGACATCTCCAGTCCCGCCGGCGAGTTCTGGGTCTCCTTCCTGAGCAACCGCGTGAGCGTGAACGTGATCCTCCAGGCCCTCGAGAAGCAGGGCGTGGTCAAGATCGTGTCCAGCCCCAAGGTCGTGACCCAGAACAACAAGAAGGCCCGGGTGCTGTCCGGCGCCAAGATCCCCTATCCCGCCCAGCAGACCGGCAGCACCGCGGGCGCGATCACGGTGGCCTTCGCGGACGCCAACCTCGAACTCGAGGTCACGCCCCAGATCACCAACGACGGCACCATCCTCATGGACATCAAGGTCGAGAAGGCCGACGCCGACTTCGGCCGCCTCGTGGGCTCCACCCCCACCATCACCCGCAAGATGGTGGAGACCCAGGTGCTCGTGAAGGACGGCGGCACCGCCATCATGGGCGGCGTCTACAAGACCAACAACACCCAGTCCACGACGGGCGTGCCCTTCCTCAAGGACATCCCGCTGATCGGGTTCCTCTTCCGGAACAAGATCAACCAGGACTCCAACGACGAGCTGCTGGTGTTCATCACCCCGCGCGTCCTCAAGAACTAG
- a CDS encoding PP2C family protein-serine/threonine phosphatase produces MLIDYAAITHVGRVRKNNEDAYLVSALDGDEPLVNGLAPMPSTCRAGILAAVADGMGGAAAGEIASREGLASVAVNLFSHWGRIPAEEATEPGLVQALRHSVEEASSAVLRYAASYRASRGMGSTLTAAVIWKGHAYLAQVGDSRAYVFRGGALVQATRDQTLVNDMVAQGTLTPEEARVHPQRNMITQALGAPIPIRAVLGRVPLRRGDRVLLCTDGLHGEVPDAVIAQLLGEHLPSGEALSALAEEALRRGGRDNLTGLLLSLDDPGLPAPAPGEGIRIERLAIPKPAGDPDVSSTQPLTPIIDRLGRIIRGKA; encoded by the coding sequence ATGCTCATCGATTATGCTGCCATCACCCATGTGGGTCGGGTGCGGAAAAACAACGAGGACGCCTACCTGGTGAGCGCCCTCGACGGCGATGAGCCATTAGTCAATGGCCTGGCGCCCATGCCCAGCACCTGCCGCGCCGGCATCCTGGCCGCGGTGGCCGACGGCATGGGCGGGGCCGCCGCCGGAGAGATCGCGAGCCGGGAGGGCCTGGCCTCCGTGGCCGTCAACCTGTTCAGCCATTGGGGGCGGATCCCCGCGGAGGAGGCCACCGAACCCGGCCTCGTCCAGGCGCTCCGCCATTCCGTGGAGGAGGCGTCCAGCGCCGTCCTGCGCTACGCGGCCTCGTACCGGGCCAGCCGGGGCATGGGCTCGACCCTCACCGCGGCGGTCATCTGGAAGGGCCACGCCTACCTCGCCCAGGTGGGCGACAGCCGCGCCTACGTCTTCCGGGGGGGGGCCCTGGTCCAGGCGACGCGGGACCAGACCCTCGTGAACGACATGGTCGCCCAGGGCACCCTCACGCCCGAGGAAGCCCGCGTGCACCCCCAGCGGAACATGATCACCCAGGCCCTGGGGGCGCCCATCCCCATCCGGGCCGTCCTGGGCCGCGTCCCGCTCCGCCGGGGCGACCGCGTCCTGCTCTGCACCGACGGCCTCCACGGCGAGGTGCCGGACGCCGTCATCGCGCAGCTCCTCGGCGAGCACCTGCCCAGCGGGGAGGCCCTGTCGGCCCTGGCCGAGGAGGCGCTGCGCCGCGGCGGCCGCGACAACCTGACCGGCCTCCTCCTGTCCCTGGACGACCCCGGTCTCCCCGCCCCGGCCCCCGGGGAGGGGATCCGCATCGAACGGCTCGCCATCCCCAAGCCCGCCGGGGATCCGGACGTCTCGTCCACCCAGCCCCTGACGCCCATCATCGACCGTCTCGGCCGAATCATTCGAGGGAAAGCATGA
- the rdgC gene encoding recombination-associated protein RdgC, with translation MSLLQGTLSLRRFLVLGPVPSEDNLLEGLEQDAFRPFEDGLEEERVGWCDWRNLLMTPPERTWVMQERFAVFGLRMDVRRVPPVLLKAQVDMRLQSLMKEKDLAFVGKEARISLQDEVKADLLQKVLPVPKVFEVAWDLKGGMLWTTAASSKAQSALVGLFIKSFGLELQPLAPLLLAGRMLPHVPVESLMALDPLDLTLEHA, from the coding sequence ATGAGTCTGCTCCAAGGAACCCTATCCCTTCGGCGCTTCCTGGTCCTCGGGCCCGTGCCCAGCGAGGACAACCTCCTGGAGGGCCTCGAACAGGACGCCTTCCGCCCCTTCGAGGACGGCCTGGAGGAGGAGCGCGTCGGCTGGTGCGATTGGCGCAACCTCCTCATGACTCCGCCCGAGCGGACCTGGGTCATGCAGGAGCGCTTCGCGGTGTTCGGCCTGCGCATGGACGTGCGGCGGGTGCCCCCCGTCCTCCTCAAGGCCCAGGTGGACATGCGCCTCCAGTCCCTGATGAAGGAGAAGGACCTCGCCTTCGTCGGCAAGGAGGCCCGCATCTCCCTGCAGGACGAGGTGAAGGCCGACCTCCTCCAGAAGGTGCTGCCGGTCCCCAAGGTCTTCGAGGTGGCCTGGGACCTCAAGGGCGGCATGCTCTGGACGACCGCCGCCTCGTCCAAGGCCCAGAGCGCCCTGGTGGGCCTCTTCATCAAGTCCTTCGGGCTGGAGCTGCAGCCCCTGGCGCCGCTGCTCCTGGCGGGCCGGATGCTGCCCCATGTCCCGGTGGAATCCCTCATGGCCCTCGATCCCCTCGACCTGACGCTGGAGCACGCATGA
- a CDS encoding N-acetylmuramoyl-L-alanine amidase family protein, whose protein sequence is MGGLRGLAFAAAAAWVLQAAPATADLRAKLPGGGHARIQLVFRQGVQVESARLPRRFLAARSGPWAAFQDLTPEGRLWALKALFPEDRWLAGEVRHRVRWPELESVWLMSALFVGHGQHYDKLQAANPALPEKLRAGDVWIIPRALLAKELGGAGQARMDRSQPEDDLDDEARVAAYRALLTFGEDAQGRYAAYPMRKGEALYTSVVMRYTDRVDPKGVNDLALLIARRSGIDDVRSIQPGQIIRIPVEYLADPFQTEGSTALAEEREVRAEVRRTPKVDAGPKLKGLRIVLDAGHGGVDRGASANGVWESDFVYDIAMRVRRLLEQETEAVVSSTIRYPGLGFNVRETIKAPSSRAEILTTPPFANDGESPNAVSVHLRWVLANDLFASFSRTGDPRKTLFISFHADSLHPTARGTMVYVPGASGVPASFALGDRRAARVKEMRDGSRVRFTPKERLQSEARSRLFSETLLKALRTDEVPIHANRPIRNVIQRGGRSFVPAVIRYNAAAAKVLVEVANLTNEDDVLNLKDPEFRERYAGAVVKAIRAYFRS, encoded by the coding sequence ATGGGAGGACTGAGGGGACTCGCCTTCGCGGCCGCGGCGGCCTGGGTCCTCCAGGCCGCGCCCGCGACGGCCGACCTCCGGGCCAAGCTCCCGGGGGGCGGCCACGCCCGCATCCAGCTCGTGTTCCGCCAGGGCGTGCAGGTGGAGTCGGCCCGGCTTCCGCGGCGCTTCCTGGCGGCCCGGAGCGGCCCCTGGGCCGCCTTCCAGGACCTGACCCCGGAGGGCCGCCTCTGGGCCCTCAAGGCCCTCTTCCCCGAGGACCGATGGCTGGCCGGCGAGGTGCGCCACCGGGTGCGCTGGCCCGAGCTGGAATCCGTCTGGCTCATGTCCGCCCTCTTCGTGGGCCACGGGCAGCACTACGACAAGCTCCAGGCCGCCAACCCCGCCCTGCCCGAGAAGCTGCGGGCCGGCGACGTGTGGATCATCCCCCGCGCCCTGCTCGCCAAGGAGCTGGGCGGGGCGGGGCAGGCCCGCATGGACCGCAGCCAGCCCGAGGACGACCTGGACGACGAGGCCCGGGTGGCCGCGTACCGGGCCCTCCTCACCTTCGGGGAGGACGCCCAGGGCCGCTACGCCGCCTACCCCATGCGCAAGGGCGAGGCCCTCTACACCAGCGTGGTCATGCGCTACACGGACCGGGTGGACCCCAAGGGCGTGAACGACCTGGCCCTGCTCATCGCCCGCCGGAGCGGCATCGACGACGTGCGCAGCATCCAGCCCGGCCAGATCATCCGCATCCCGGTGGAGTACCTGGCCGACCCCTTCCAGACCGAAGGTTCCACGGCCCTCGCCGAGGAGCGCGAGGTCCGCGCGGAGGTCCGCCGCACCCCCAAGGTCGACGCGGGTCCGAAGCTCAAGGGGCTCCGGATCGTCCTGGACGCGGGCCACGGCGGGGTCGACCGCGGCGCCTCCGCCAACGGCGTCTGGGAATCCGATTTCGTCTACGACATCGCCATGCGGGTGCGGCGCCTCCTGGAGCAGGAGACGGAGGCCGTCGTCTCCAGCACCATCCGCTACCCCGGGCTGGGCTTCAACGTCCGGGAGACCATCAAGGCCCCGTCCTCCCGGGCGGAGATCCTCACGACGCCGCCCTTCGCCAACGACGGGGAGAGCCCCAACGCGGTCAGCGTCCACCTCCGGTGGGTGCTGGCCAACGACCTCTTCGCGTCCTTCAGCCGCACCGGCGACCCCAGGAAGACCCTGTTCATCAGCTTCCACGCCGACAGCCTCCACCCCACCGCCCGCGGGACGATGGTCTACGTGCCGGGGGCCTCCGGAGTCCCGGCGTCCTTCGCGCTGGGGGACCGCCGCGCCGCCCGCGTCAAGGAGATGCGGGACGGGTCGCGGGTCCGCTTCACCCCCAAGGAGCGGCTCCAGAGCGAGGCCCGGAGCCGCCTGTTCTCGGAGACGCTGCTCAAGGCCCTGCGCACCGACGAGGTGCCCATCCACGCCAACCGCCCCATCCGGAACGTGATCCAGCGCGGCGGCCGGAGCTTCGTGCCCGCCGTGATCCGGTACAACGCCGCCGCGGCCAAGGTTCTCGTGGAGGTGGCGAACCTGACCAACGAGGACGACGTCCTCAACCTCAAGGACCCGGAGTTCCGCGAGCGGTACGCCGGGGCCGTCGTCAAGGCGATCCGGGCCTACTTCAGGAGCTGA
- a CDS encoding lysophospholipid acyltransferase family protein — translation MAADPTLTDKIQALAFEVAEGILKRMPWETLQTLGRGVGRLFHAVDARHRRVVRENIRATDLGLSEAEVRALSRDCFAHFGALFLSGIRLFNMPEEELERRVRIRGLEHYDAARATGKGFIVLTGHYGNWEALALALSAKGRHISVIGRALPNPLLDAKLRAYRGRFGNEVILKAGAYRGAIQALRRGKGIGFLLDQDALGMGVFVRFLGRWASTFSSAGLLAVKFDLPVVQLRSWPEPDGTITVSVEPPFRVPLTGDAERDAWTATQMMASRLDAEIRRDPRWWFWMHRRFKTQPGRPGAPALPPADWVEASFPGLLP, via the coding sequence ATGGCAGCCGACCCGACCCTCACCGACAAGATCCAGGCCCTCGCTTTCGAGGTGGCGGAAGGCATCCTGAAGCGCATGCCCTGGGAGACGCTCCAGACCCTGGGGCGGGGCGTCGGCCGGCTCTTCCACGCCGTGGACGCCCGGCACCGCCGGGTGGTCCGGGAGAACATCCGCGCCACCGACCTGGGCCTGTCCGAGGCCGAGGTCCGGGCCCTCTCCCGGGACTGCTTCGCCCATTTCGGGGCGCTCTTCCTGTCCGGCATCCGGCTCTTCAACATGCCGGAGGAGGAATTGGAGCGGCGCGTCCGCATCCGGGGCCTCGAGCACTACGACGCGGCCCGGGCCACGGGCAAGGGCTTCATCGTGCTGACCGGCCACTACGGCAACTGGGAGGCCCTGGCCCTCGCCCTCAGCGCCAAGGGCCGGCACATCTCGGTCATCGGCCGGGCCCTCCCGAACCCCCTGCTGGACGCCAAGCTGCGCGCCTACCGGGGCCGCTTCGGGAACGAGGTCATCCTCAAGGCCGGCGCCTACCGCGGCGCGATCCAGGCCCTCCGCCGGGGCAAGGGCATCGGCTTCCTGCTGGACCAGGACGCGCTGGGCATGGGCGTCTTCGTGAGGTTCCTGGGCCGCTGGGCCTCCACCTTCTCATCGGCCGGCCTCCTGGCTGTCAAGTTCGACCTGCCCGTGGTCCAGCTCCGCAGCTGGCCCGAGCCGGACGGCACCATCACCGTGTCCGTGGAGCCGCCCTTCCGGGTGCCCCTCACCGGGGACGCGGAGCGGGACGCCTGGACCGCCACCCAGATGATGGCCAGCCGCCTGGACGCCGAGATCCGCCGGGACCCCCGCTGGTGGTTCTGGATGCACCGCCGCTTCAAGACCCAGCCCGGCCGCCCCGGCGCTCCCGCCCTCCCTCCCGCGGATTGGGTCGAGGCGAGCTTCCCCGGGCTCCTGCCGTGA
- a CDS encoding tetratricopeptide repeat protein codes for MKRALAVLLGAALAAGVVSGEVKGRMTDDQAEALAKEAMASADPEFQRSALTRLQGYHFKSTLARQREVVLFAQGMLQDRMGDLARAAVTFHKLETGWPGSPFLPEAQIVMAQAALDHGRHKEAESRLTKALAAELPAESVRRAQELLLWCLADQGRAAEGAATVKALKPLGTAKPSERGLVGIMEALCAQGQRAEAEGTLADYRKLYPKGTYLPRMNLGWARLLGSTGDPKGAAKVFQKLIQDKPNTPEADEARMALATLLSDGSLPPKDAEGYPDAQALLARVKKTGTKEESTRKALMVNLRIALKEKHWVAALEAAAQFRAAHPTPGEAKPVTELRAEASRGFVQEALDKKEIAQLLPFLDAETLQALTPAQRLDLARALGAKGLPEAVRALAQASPAKEQPGLIKAGLGTVAPGAAPEGTLALLPAKGQGPQESLLRAQAAVSLRQWAEARAALGRARPGPERVQALLLYLTRPLAQDEKPEARAKEVEGWLARAPEKGEAREPLVLLAADRRAREGQWKEALALYPADPSAPNRGWVALMRATCQLKLGHTDQAAATLKAAQAAADFKAERERLGRRLGL; via the coding sequence ATGAAACGCGCCCTCGCCGTCCTCCTGGGCGCGGCCCTGGCCGCCGGGGTGGTCAGCGGGGAGGTGAAAGGCCGCATGACCGACGACCAGGCCGAGGCCCTGGCGAAGGAGGCGATGGCCTCCGCGGATCCCGAGTTCCAGCGGAGCGCGCTGACGCGGCTCCAGGGCTACCACTTCAAGAGCACCCTGGCCCGCCAGCGGGAAGTGGTGCTCTTCGCCCAGGGCATGCTCCAGGACCGCATGGGCGACCTGGCCCGGGCCGCGGTGACCTTCCACAAGCTCGAGACGGGCTGGCCCGGCTCCCCCTTCCTGCCCGAGGCCCAGATCGTCATGGCCCAGGCCGCCCTGGACCACGGGCGGCACAAGGAGGCCGAGAGCCGCCTCACCAAGGCCCTGGCCGCCGAATTGCCCGCCGAATCGGTGCGGCGGGCCCAGGAACTGCTCCTCTGGTGCCTGGCCGACCAGGGCCGGGCCGCCGAAGGGGCTGCCACCGTGAAGGCCCTCAAGCCCCTGGGCACCGCCAAGCCCTCCGAACGGGGCCTCGTCGGGATCATGGAGGCCCTCTGCGCCCAGGGGCAGCGGGCCGAGGCCGAGGGCACCCTGGCCGACTACCGGAAGCTCTACCCCAAGGGCACCTACCTGCCCCGCATGAACCTGGGCTGGGCACGCTTGCTTGGCAGCACGGGCGATCCCAAGGGCGCGGCCAAGGTCTTCCAGAAGCTCATCCAGGACAAGCCCAACACCCCCGAGGCGGACGAGGCCCGCATGGCCCTGGCCACCCTGCTCTCCGACGGGAGCCTCCCCCCCAAGGACGCGGAGGGCTACCCCGACGCCCAGGCCCTCCTGGCCCGGGTGAAGAAGACGGGCACCAAGGAGGAGTCCACCCGCAAGGCCCTGATGGTGAACCTGCGCATCGCCCTCAAGGAGAAGCACTGGGTCGCCGCCCTGGAGGCCGCGGCCCAGTTCCGGGCGGCCCATCCCACCCCCGGCGAGGCCAAGCCGGTCACCGAGCTCCGGGCCGAGGCCAGCCGCGGCTTCGTCCAGGAGGCCCTGGACAAGAAGGAGATCGCGCAGCTGCTGCCCTTCCTGGACGCCGAGACCCTCCAGGCCCTCACCCCCGCCCAGCGCCTGGACCTGGCGCGGGCCCTGGGCGCCAAGGGCCTGCCCGAGGCCGTCCGGGCCCTGGCCCAGGCCTCGCCCGCCAAGGAACAGCCGGGCCTCATCAAGGCCGGCCTGGGCACCGTGGCCCCCGGCGCCGCCCCGGAGGGGACCCTCGCCCTCCTGCCAGCCAAGGGCCAGGGCCCCCAGGAGAGCCTCCTCCGGGCCCAGGCCGCCGTCAGCCTCCGCCAGTGGGCCGAGGCCCGGGCCGCCCTGGGCCGGGCGCGCCCCGGCCCCGAGCGCGTCCAGGCCCTCCTCCTCTACCTCACCCGGCCCCTGGCCCAGGATGAGAAGCCGGAGGCGCGGGCCAAGGAAGTCGAGGGCTGGCTGGCCCGGGCCCCGGAGAAGGGGGAGGCGCGGGAGCCCCTCGTCCTCCTGGCCGCTGACCGCCGGGCCCGGGAGGGCCAGTGGAAGGAGGCCCTGGCCCTGTACCCCGCCGACCCCAGCGCCCCGAACCGAGGCTGGGTCGCCCTCATGCGCGCCACCTGCCAGCTGAAGCTGGGTCACACCGACCAGGCCGCCGCCACCCTCAAGGCGGCCCAGGCGGCCGCCGATTTCAAGGCCGAACGCGAGCGCCTGGGCCGCCGGCTGGGCCTTTAG
- a CDS encoding response regulator: MPPPIIAPHLPPQRLLLVDDDLVLLETLQELLSAEGFEVTAVSSGEEADELIREAQPPFDLVLTDLVMPGRTGMDVLNAALAHNPSCTVLVLSGYGTVREATEAMDRGAYGMVNKPLQLEAFRQTLRRIVERTHLMRERDQLRIRVAELEERIGRLEAIQGRMEMLAQRMGPNTPEAGHLQVLKALRARGILDEAHFESARKALLAGLP, encoded by the coding sequence GTGCCTCCGCCCATCATCGCCCCCCACCTGCCCCCCCAGCGCCTCCTCCTCGTGGACGACGACCTCGTCCTCCTCGAGACGCTGCAGGAGCTGCTCTCGGCCGAGGGGTTCGAGGTGACGGCCGTCTCCAGCGGGGAGGAGGCCGATGAGCTCATCCGGGAGGCGCAGCCCCCCTTCGACCTGGTCCTGACCGACCTGGTCATGCCCGGGCGCACCGGCATGGACGTGCTGAACGCCGCCCTCGCCCACAATCCCAGCTGCACGGTGCTGGTCCTCAGCGGCTACGGCACCGTCCGCGAGGCCACCGAGGCCATGGACCGCGGCGCCTACGGCATGGTGAACAAGCCCCTGCAGCTCGAGGCCTTCCGGCAGACCCTGCGGCGCATCGTGGAGCGCACCCACCTCATGCGGGAGCGGGACCAGCTGCGGATCCGGGTCGCCGAGCTGGAGGAGCGCATCGGCCGCCTCGAGGCCATCCAGGGCCGCATGGAGATGCTGGCCCAACGCATGGGGCCCAACACCCCCGAGGCCGGGCACCTCCAGGTGCTCAAGGCCCTCCGGGCCCGCGGCATCCTGGACGAGGCCCACTTCGAGTCGGCGCGGAAGGCCCTCCTGGCGGGGCTCCCATGA
- the flhB gene encoding flagellar biosynthesis protein FlhB, with amino-acid sequence MADPSRTEKATPKRRQKARKEGSILRVQDLDATVMLWSNFFLLLALGASTMSGLSSVMAFILRKSGQPGLVAEGSLHALAVELLTMILKVLGPFLAANFLLALGNQLAQHGLEIHPELLVPKFGKLNPAAGFKKLFSPQSAVNLLKSVLKFTVVAVVAWLVVRPRIPAILATLNYPMSQALEFFRQTVFLLYRDIMLVMLALAGADYLYQRHEYEKGIRMTKQEVKDEQKDAEGNPEIKGRQRSLLLSSAMRRILAKVPKASVVITNPTHFAVALQYEPGSSAPVLVAKGVDHLAFKIRERAKESGVPIVENPPLARAIYHNVDLDRPIPAELYQAVAQVLAYVYRLRGAA; translated from the coding sequence ATGGCTGATCCCTCCCGCACCGAGAAGGCCACACCCAAACGAAGGCAGAAGGCCCGGAAGGAGGGTTCCATCCTCCGGGTGCAGGACCTCGACGCCACGGTGATGCTCTGGTCCAACTTCTTCCTGCTCCTGGCCCTCGGCGCGAGCACCATGAGCGGGCTCTCCTCCGTCATGGCCTTCATCCTCCGCAAGTCGGGGCAGCCCGGCCTCGTGGCCGAGGGCAGCCTCCACGCCCTGGCGGTGGAGCTCCTGACCATGATCCTGAAGGTCCTGGGGCCCTTCCTCGCCGCCAACTTCCTGCTGGCCCTCGGCAACCAGCTGGCCCAGCACGGCCTGGAGATCCACCCGGAACTGCTGGTCCCCAAGTTCGGCAAGCTGAACCCGGCCGCGGGCTTCAAGAAGCTGTTCTCGCCCCAGAGCGCCGTCAACCTGCTCAAGAGCGTCCTGAAATTCACGGTGGTGGCGGTGGTCGCCTGGCTCGTGGTCCGTCCCCGCATCCCCGCGATCCTGGCCACCCTCAACTACCCCATGAGCCAGGCCCTGGAGTTCTTCCGGCAGACGGTCTTCCTCCTGTACCGCGACATCATGCTGGTCATGCTGGCCCTGGCCGGGGCGGACTACCTCTACCAGCGCCACGAGTACGAGAAGGGCATCCGCATGACCAAGCAGGAAGTGAAGGACGAGCAGAAGGATGCCGAGGGCAATCCCGAGATCAAGGGGCGCCAGCGCTCCCTCCTCCTCAGTTCGGCCATGCGCCGGATCCTGGCCAAGGTGCCCAAGGCCTCCGTGGTCATCACCAACCCCACCCACTTCGCGGTGGCCCTCCAGTACGAGCCCGGCTCCTCCGCGCCCGTCCTCGTCGCCAAGGGCGTGGACCACCTGGCCTTCAAGATCCGGGAGCGGGCCAAGGAATCCGGCGTCCCCATCGTGGAGAACCCTCCGCTCGCCCGGGCCATCTACCACAACGTGGACCTGGACCGGCCCATTCCCGCCGAACTCTACCAGGCCGTCGCCCAGGTCCTGGCCTATGTCTACCGCCTGCGGGGGGCGGCGTGA